ttcacaatggcttcaaagagaatcaaatacctaggaatccaacttacaagggatgtgaaggacctcttcaaggagaactacaaaccactgctcaatgaaataaaagaggatacaaacaaatggaagaacattccatgctcatgggttggaagaatcaatatcgtgaaaatggccatactgcccaaggtaatttatagattcaatgccatccccatcaagctaccaatgactttcttcacagaattggaaaaaactactttaaagttcatatggaaccaaaaaagagcccgcatcgccaagtcaatcctaagccaaaagaacaaagctggaggcatcacgctacctgactttaaactatactacaaggctacagtaaccaaaacagcatggtactggtaccacaacagagacatagatcaatggaacagaacaaagccctcagaaatgatgccgcatagctacaactatctgatctttgacaaacctgacaaaaacaagaaatggggaaaggattccctatttaataaatggtgctgggaaaactggctagccacatgtagaaagctgaaactggatcccttccttacaccttatacaaaaattaattcaagatggattaaagacttatatgttagacctaaaaccattaaaatcctacaagaaaacctaggcaataccattcaggacataggcgtgggcaaggacttcatgtctaaaacaccaaaagcaatggcaacaaaagccaaaatcgacaaatgggatctcattaaaataaagagcttctgcacagcaaaagaaactatcatcagagtgaacaggcaacctacagaatgggagaaaatttttgcaacctactcatctgacaaagggctaatatccagaatctacaatgaactcaaacaaatttacaagaaaaaaacaaacaaccccatcaaaaagtgggcagaggacatgaacagacacttctcaaaagaagacatttatgcagccaaaaaacacatgaagaaatgctcctcatcactggccatcagagaaatgcaaatcaaaaccacagtgagataccatctcacaccagttagaatggccatcattaaaaaatcaggaaacaacaggtgctggagaggatgtggagaaataggaacacttttacactgttggtgggactgtaaactagttcaaccattgtggaagtcagtgtggcgattcctcagggatctcgaactagaaataccatttgacccagccatcccattactgggtatatacccaaaggactataaatcatgctgctataaagacacatgcacacgtatgtttattgcggcagtattcacaatagcaaagagttggaaccaacccaaatgtccaacaacgatagactggattaagaaaatgtggcacatatacaccatggaatactatgcagccataaaaaatgatgagttcatgtcctttgtagggacatggatgaaactggaaaacatcattctcagtaaactatcgcaaggacaaaaaaccaaacactgcatgttctcactcataggtgagaattgaacaatgagaactcatggacacaggaaggggaccatcacactccggggactgttgtggggtggggggaggggggagggacagcattaggagatacacctaatgctaaatgacgagttaatgggtgcaggaaatcaacatggcacatggatacatatgtaacaaacctgcacactgtgcacatgtaccctaaaaccctaaagtataataaaaaaaaataataaataaataaataaaataaaataaaattgaatcatatCTCTGCTATAAATACAGAATTTTACTACTTATAAAGCTTACACTGAACTCATTCAACAAATTACACATCTCCTATTTACAGTCCAAGGTCAACAAAAAGAGTAGCTATTGCATACCCTTTTCTCAGCACATCAGTGGAATTATTTCGATTGAATTCGGGAGACTTCTTTGCATCAGCAACAGCAACTATGTAGAAAAAGATGGGtttttggctaggcatggtggctcacgcgtgtaatcccagcactttgggaggccgaggcaggtggattacaaggtcaagaaatcgaaaccagcctagctaacacagtgaaactccgtctctattaaaaaaaattaaaaattagccagatgtggtggcatgcgcctgtagtcccagctcctcaggaggctgaggcaggagaatcgcttgaacctgggaggcagaggttgcagtgagccaagattgcgccactgtactccagcctgggcaacagagcgagactccatctcaaaaaaaaaaaaagaaaaaaaagagaaagatgtttttTTGTCAGTTATTTACAGATTCTAGCAAATACACACAGAATACGGATCAGTTTTAGATTTCTAAGTTTTTGAGTTGACAGAAACGCCCAATGGTTTTAAATTAGGAAAAGCTAATCCAACAcagaattcaaataaatattactcTTGTACCTTCCTTTTGGCTTAACATTTAGCTTCCTTCTTAAAGCTCTTCGGTCAGTGAATAAAGCTGTGTGACAAAATTCATCTCCTTTTCTCATTAGCATCATTTATgtaatttggccaggtgcagtggctcccgcctgtgattccagcactctgagaggctgaggtgggcggatcacctgtggtcaggggtttgagaccagcctggccaacatggtgaaaccccctctctgctaaaaatacaaaattagccaggcatggtggcatacacctgtagtcccagctacctgggcggctgaagtaggagaatcacttgaacctaggaggcagaggctgcagtgagatgagattgtgccactgcactccagcctaggcaataagagcaaaactccatctaaaaaaaaaaaaaagatattcagtcTTTCCCTATCCAGATTCTTcatcagaataatttttaaagttacacaGTACaggaatacattattttttaatatagatagggtcttgctatgttgtccaggctagactCGAAAtcttgggctcatgtgatcctcccgctttggcctcccaaagtgctggaattacaggcgtgagccaccatgccacattcttttttgtaaaaaaatacaaagaagagcaTGTCATTTTAATACTCTGTCAAATAGTAAATGTGATACTATATCAGCCTACTCAGTAACTATGAATGAAACCTATATACATTATCCACCCACTGAAGGAAAAAGAGACATCCATAAAATTTAAATAGGTGTTGCTCAACATGTCTGTCACACTTGAGCTACTTTACCTTGTATGAAAGACCAACTCAAAAATCCTCAAAGAcaacctttattttatttgattaattGGTCATGGGTAAAATGTATAAGTAACTTATTAAAAAGGGGCAATATACCTTATAAGAAAAATTACCACAGTAATTCCCAAGAAGAATGTGACAATAAGCTCTTTGACGATAATATTGTGCATCATCTGGTTTCTGTTCCAAAGCCTTAGTCAGCTCctacaaaaacaaacatgttGAGTGTcagtaaaagttttttaaaagccaccaaattctaattaaaacataatttttaaacaaataacttATTATCAGAAACTATTTGGAGGAAAGATAACAGGGATGTAATCTTGGAGTTTTTCCTTATAAGAGGATCTCTCCGGTTTCTCGCGGTCCTGCTAAAACGCTGTCAACCTGGCTTCTCGGGAGGCGACCCAGGGAGCTCAGGGGGCGGCGAGGCTTTTACAAGAAGCGAAAGGACGGCCTCAGGGGTGGCTGGGAACAGCCTGGAATCAGCTGGAGGACATCAGCAGGACTGAGGAAAGGGCCACCACCAGCGTGAGCAAACAGGGGAGAGGGCGGAACGCGGCGAACCGCCGCGCTCGAAGCCTGAGGCGGGGTCCCAGCGAGCGGGCGGCTGGGAAACAATGGCGCGAACGTGACGTGGGCCCGGGGGCGTCGCGGCGGCGCGGAGGAAGGGGCTGCCGTGGGGCGGGGGCCGCACCGAGAGAGTTGGGAGGCGTGCGGCGTCCGCGAGCGCGCTGGCGGGGACTCGGCCTAAGGAGAGCGGCCTGGGGGCCATGGTCCCTggggggccgggggcgggggcaAGCGGCGGCCGCTACCCTAGGGTCGCGTGCTCGGCCGCGCACCTCCCCACCCAGCTCCCCGCCCGCCCACGGGTCCCGCCGCACTCACCGGCGCCAGCTCACGGCAACAATCCCAGCGCGCAACTGCGGCAGCCGCCTAGGTGCGCGccctccccgcccccgccgccgaGCACCGCCCCACACCGCCCTCCTGCTCGCGCCCGCCCAGGGACCGGCGCGCTGTTCCGTCCCCCAGCTCCGCCGCAGAGCTCGGCGAAGCCGACGCTCCCTGACCGCGCTGCGTCTGCCTGTCCCGCGGGTCTGCAGGTCTTCAAACGACGGAACACCGGCTTTGCCCTTCTGAGGGTTTCCATCCGTTGGCATCCTGCCTGCGCCCCTCAGCCGGGCCCCGGGCTAACCTCTCCACTGTGTCTCATTCAGAAGAAGCTTTTCCTTGGGAGGAGAGGGCATCCTTTTTCCCAGACACATAATGTTTTGGTCTAATGGACCTTAAGGCCCCTCATGCGTCCACACCCCCATGGCACCCTCGAATCCCCTTGATGGCTAAAAACACCAGCTTTGAAGTTTGCCAGAACGAGTTCCAGTCCCAGTACCACCACTTACAAACTGTAACCTCTGGCGAGGTACCTGACCTCCTATACCCGGTGCCCACATTTGTAACACCAGGATAGGGAACAACAGTCCCCACATCAAAGGGTGCTGACGGGATGAAATCACACAATATAGGTGAGGCCCTCAGCAggctcctggcacatagtaagcactcaaattTTCACCCCACCACCAGCAACTCAGCAGGAAGACTCCACAAAAGcagccagctattttttttttttttttttttgagtcggagtctcgctctgtcgcccagactggagtgcagtggcgcgatctcggctcactgcaaactccgcctcccgggttcacgccattctcctgcctcagcctcccgagtagtcccgagtaactgggactaccggcgcccacGCCCAcgcccacgcccggctaatttttttgtatttttagtagagacggggtttcaccgtgttagccaggatggtctcgatctcctgacctcgtgatccgcccgcctcggcctcccaaagtgctgggattacaggcgtgagccaccgtgcccggcctgcagcCAGCTATTTCCAGAGGACTGAATTCCTTGGTCCGGGCGGCTCTCACCAGTGAGAAAATGTGTCTAAACTTCCACTCTCAGAGCCCAAATTCGATGCCTTGGAGCCACAGAGAACAAACGTCTAATCTCTCTTGGACCTTTGACTTTTCAGATACTTTACTTATATCACCTCTGCCCAAGGTCTTCTCATTCCACATCAGTGTCTCCCGTTCCTTCCATTATTCCTCCTTTGCCCTGGTTTTGAGGGTCTTTATCCCTCTCATGTAAATGGTAGATTTGACTGTGATTTCTTTAGAATACGTCACCCAAGACTGAACCAAATGTTTGTGGTATCATCAGAGCAATCCTTTTGGGACCTATCGCTTTGCACTCCTGCGATAAAGTTCTTGGCACTCATACTGTTGACTCATATTGGGCTTGCAGTCAACCAAAACCTCCGAGTCTTTTTAATAAGTGCTCCGCCAGAGCACTTAGATCTACCCCTTCTTG
The nucleotide sequence above comes from Symphalangus syndactylus isolate Jambi chromosome 3, NHGRI_mSymSyn1-v2.1_pri, whole genome shotgun sequence. Encoded proteins:
- the LOC129479385 gene encoding protein SGT1 homolog isoform X3, whose protein sequence is MAPRPLSLGRVPASALADAARLPTLSELTKALEQKPDDAQYYRQRAYCHILLGNYCGNFSYKMEFCSYCLGWSAVAQSHLTAASAS
- the LOC129479385 gene encoding protein SGT1 homolog isoform X1, whose translation is MAPRPLSLGRVPASALADAARLPTLSELTKALEQKPDDAQYYRQRAYCHILLGNYCVAVADAKKSPEFNRNNSTDVLRKGYAIATLFVDLGL
- the LOC129479385 gene encoding protein SGT1 homolog isoform X2, which codes for MAPRPLSLGRVPASALADAARLPTLSELTKALEQKPDDAQYYRQRAYCHILLGNYCGNFSYKVQVLISVTGLKDVKKLRMAQNLRWG
- the LOC129479385 gene encoding protein SGT1 homolog isoform X4, whose protein sequence is MAPRPLSLGRVPASALADAARLPTLSELTKALEQKPDDAQYYRQRAYCHILLGNYCGNFSYKLLLLMQRSLPNSIEIIPLMC